In Pseudomonas sp. GCEP-101, one DNA window encodes the following:
- the rbbA gene encoding ribosome-associated ATPase/putative transporter RbbA, with protein MNAADCVARLAGVSLRYGQTRAVDDVSLEIPANRMVGLIGPDGVGKSSLLALLAGARKMQEGDIQVLGGDMRDARHRRAVCPRIAYMPQGLGKNLYPTLSVFENVDFFGRLFGHDKAERERRIADLLHSTGLAPFADRPAGKLSGGMKQKLGLCCALIHDPDLLILDEPTTGVDPLSRNQFWELIARIRAGREGMSVLVATAYMEEAERFDHLVAMDDGKVLATGTPAELRAHTGTQNLEEAFIALLPESKRAGHHRLVIPPRPQNDGAPQIAIEAEGLTCRFGDFVAVDHVSFRIERGEIFGFLGSNGCGKSTTMKMLTGLLPASEGTCALFGQPVNANDMATRRRVGYMSQAFSLYAELTVLQNLELHARLFHLPQEQIAPRVEEMLQRFDLGKVRDELPDSLPLGIRQRLSLAVAVIHKPEILILDEPTSGVDPVARDGFWELMVELSRNDGVTIFISTHFMNEAERCDRISLMHAGKVLDSDTPQGLMDKRGLPTLEATFIAYLEEAAGSAPVPDAAPAAQTPAELGRYQGSDRFSWLRLFSYARREAMELRRDPIRLTLALVGTALLMFIMGYGINMDVEDLTFAVLDRDQTTTSQAYALNIAGSRYFIEKAPIQNPEELERRLRSGDISLAVEIPPNFGRDLKRGADPAVGVWIDGAMPTRANTVLGYVQGLHASYLADLARQSGSSAASAAASTEVRFRYNPDVESLKAMVPAVIPLLLIMIPAMLTALGVVREKELGSITNLYVTPVTRLEFLLGKQLPYIGMGMINFVLMLAMAVLLFQVPLKGSFLALLVGALLYVVTSTGLGLLLSTFMKSQIAAVFGTAIATMIPAIQFSGLIHPVSSLEGAAAVIGQLYPTSHFLIISRGAFSKALGFADLWVYYLPLAAMVVVLTLLSVACLKKQEV; from the coding sequence ATGAACGCCGCCGACTGCGTGGCCCGTCTGGCTGGCGTCTCGCTGCGCTATGGGCAGACCCGCGCAGTGGATGACGTCAGCCTGGAGATCCCGGCCAACCGCATGGTCGGCCTGATCGGCCCGGACGGCGTCGGCAAGTCCAGCCTGCTGGCGCTGCTGGCGGGCGCGCGGAAGATGCAGGAGGGCGACATCCAGGTGCTCGGCGGCGACATGCGCGATGCGCGCCACCGCCGCGCGGTATGCCCTCGCATCGCCTACATGCCCCAGGGCCTGGGCAAGAACCTCTACCCGACGCTCTCGGTGTTCGAGAACGTCGACTTCTTCGGCCGCCTGTTCGGCCACGACAAGGCCGAGCGCGAGCGGCGCATCGCCGACCTGCTGCACAGCACCGGCCTTGCGCCCTTCGCCGACCGCCCGGCGGGCAAGCTTTCCGGCGGCATGAAGCAGAAGCTCGGGCTGTGCTGCGCGCTGATCCACGACCCCGACCTGCTGATCCTCGACGAACCCACCACCGGCGTCGACCCGCTGTCGCGCAACCAGTTCTGGGAGCTGATCGCACGCATCCGTGCCGGCCGCGAAGGCATGAGCGTGCTGGTGGCCACCGCCTACATGGAGGAGGCCGAGCGCTTCGACCACCTGGTGGCGATGGACGACGGCAAGGTGCTCGCCACCGGCACGCCCGCCGAGCTGCGCGCGCACACCGGTACGCAGAACCTCGAAGAGGCCTTCATCGCGCTGCTGCCCGAGAGCAAGCGCGCCGGTCACCACCGCTTGGTGATTCCGCCGCGTCCGCAGAACGATGGCGCGCCACAGATCGCCATCGAGGCGGAAGGGCTGACCTGCCGCTTCGGCGATTTCGTCGCGGTGGACCACGTCAGCTTCCGCATCGAGCGTGGGGAAATCTTCGGCTTCCTCGGCTCCAACGGCTGCGGCAAGTCCACCACCATGAAGATGCTCACCGGCCTGCTGCCAGCCAGCGAAGGCACCTGCGCACTGTTCGGCCAGCCAGTGAACGCCAACGACATGGCGACCCGCCGGCGCGTCGGCTACATGTCCCAGGCCTTCTCGCTGTATGCCGAGCTGACGGTGCTGCAGAACCTCGAACTGCACGCCAGGCTGTTCCACCTGCCGCAGGAGCAGATCGCCCCGCGTGTGGAGGAAATGCTCCAGCGCTTCGACCTGGGCAAGGTCCGGGACGAGCTGCCCGACAGCCTGCCGCTGGGCATTCGCCAGCGTCTGTCGCTGGCCGTGGCGGTGATCCACAAGCCGGAAATCCTCATCCTCGACGAGCCCACCTCGGGCGTCGACCCGGTGGCCCGCGACGGCTTCTGGGAGCTGATGGTGGAGCTCTCGCGCAACGACGGCGTGACCATCTTCATCTCCACCCACTTCATGAACGAAGCCGAGCGCTGCGACCGCATCTCGCTGATGCATGCCGGCAAGGTGCTCGACAGCGATACCCCGCAGGGCCTCATGGACAAGCGCGGCCTGCCGACCCTGGAAGCCACCTTCATCGCCTACCTGGAAGAGGCCGCCGGCAGCGCGCCGGTGCCCGACGCCGCGCCTGCTGCGCAGACGCCGGCCGAGCTCGGCCGCTACCAGGGCAGCGACCGCTTCAGCTGGCTGCGCCTGTTCAGCTACGCCCGCCGCGAGGCCATGGAGCTGCGCCGCGACCCGATCCGCCTGACCCTGGCGCTGGTGGGCACCGCGCTGCTGATGTTCATCATGGGCTACGGCATCAACATGGACGTCGAGGACCTCACCTTCGCCGTCCTCGACCGCGACCAGACCACCACCAGCCAGGCCTATGCGCTGAACATCGCCGGCTCGCGCTATTTCATCGAGAAGGCGCCGATCCAGAACCCCGAAGAGCTGGAGCGGCGCCTGCGCAGCGGCGACATCAGCCTGGCGGTGGAGATCCCGCCGAACTTCGGCCGCGACCTCAAGCGCGGCGCCGACCCGGCCGTCGGCGTGTGGATCGACGGCGCGATGCCGACCCGCGCCAACACCGTGCTCGGCTACGTGCAGGGTCTGCACGCCAGCTACCTGGCCGACCTCGCGCGGCAGAGTGGCAGCAGCGCCGCCAGCGCGGCGGCGAGCACCGAGGTGCGCTTCCGCTACAACCCGGACGTGGAGAGCCTCAAGGCCATGGTGCCGGCGGTGATCCCGCTGCTGCTGATCATGATCCCGGCGATGCTTACCGCCCTGGGCGTGGTGCGCGAGAAGGAGCTGGGCTCGATCACCAACCTCTACGTCACGCCGGTCACGCGCCTGGAGTTTCTGCTCGGCAAGCAGCTGCCGTACATCGGCATGGGCATGATCAACTTCGTGCTGATGCTGGCCATGGCCGTGCTGCTGTTCCAGGTGCCGCTCAAGGGCAGCTTCCTGGCGCTGCTGGTCGGCGCGCTGCTCTATGTGGTGACCAGCACCGGGCTGGGGCTGCTGCTGTCGACCTTCATGAAGAGCCAGATCGCCGCGGTGTTCGGCACCGCCATCGCCACCATGATCCCGGCCATCCAGTTCTCCGGGCTGATCCACCCGGTGTCCTCGCTGGAGGGCGCGGCGGCGGTGATCGGCCAGCTCTACCCGACCTCGCACTTCCTGATCATCAGCCGCGGGGCCTTCTCGAAGGCGCTGGGGTTCGCCGACCTGTGGGTCTACTACCTGCCGCTGGCCGCCATGGTGGTGGTGCTGACGCTGCTCAGCGTGGCGTGCCTGAAGAAGCAGGAGGTCTGA
- a CDS encoding ABC transporter permease: protein MNTLANIFNLGIKEFRSLGRDYAMLILIAWAFTLGVYSSATGVPETLHHAPIAIVDEDQSQLSSRIVNAFQPPYFRVPEMIGHAQMDRGMDVGLYTFTLDIPPDFQRDVLAGRQPAIQVNVDATQTGQAFSGAGYIQNIVGTEVREFVSRYRAEPAMPAELAVRMEFNPNLTQAWFGAVMEVINQITMLSIILTGAALIREREHGTVEHLLVMPLTAFEIMMAKVWSMGTVVLVAAAVSLQLVVRGWLDVPISGSVGLFLLGAALHLFATTSMGIFLGTVARSMPQLGLLVILTLMPLQILSGGTTPRESMPELVQNIMLAAPTTHFVSLAQAILYRGADLSIVWPQLLAIVGIGAAFFFGALWRFRRTIGQMA from the coding sequence ATGAACACGCTGGCGAACATCTTCAACCTCGGCATCAAGGAGTTCCGCAGCCTGGGCCGCGACTACGCGATGCTGATCCTGATCGCCTGGGCCTTCACCCTGGGCGTCTACAGCTCGGCCACCGGCGTGCCGGAGACCCTGCACCACGCGCCCATCGCCATCGTCGACGAGGACCAGTCGCAGCTCTCCTCGCGCATCGTCAATGCCTTCCAGCCACCGTATTTCCGGGTGCCGGAAATGATCGGCCACGCGCAGATGGACCGCGGCATGGACGTCGGTCTGTACACCTTCACCCTGGACATCCCGCCGGACTTCCAGCGCGACGTGCTGGCCGGGCGGCAGCCGGCGATCCAGGTCAACGTCGATGCGACGCAGACCGGCCAGGCCTTCTCCGGTGCCGGCTACATCCAGAACATCGTCGGCACCGAGGTGCGCGAGTTCGTCAGCCGTTACCGCGCCGAGCCGGCGATGCCGGCCGAGCTGGCGGTGCGCATGGAGTTCAACCCGAACCTGACCCAGGCCTGGTTCGGCGCGGTGATGGAGGTGATCAACCAGATCACCATGCTGTCGATCATCCTCACCGGCGCGGCGCTAATCCGCGAGCGCGAGCACGGCACGGTGGAGCACCTGCTGGTGATGCCGCTGACGGCCTTCGAGATCATGATGGCCAAGGTCTGGTCCATGGGCACGGTGGTGCTGGTGGCGGCGGCGGTCTCGCTGCAACTGGTGGTGCGCGGCTGGCTGGACGTGCCGATCAGCGGCTCGGTGGGACTGTTCCTGCTGGGCGCGGCGCTGCACCTGTTCGCCACCACGTCGATGGGCATCTTCCTCGGCACCGTGGCGCGTTCGATGCCGCAGCTGGGGCTGCTGGTCATCCTCACGCTGATGCCGCTGCAGATCCTCTCCGGCGGCACCACGCCGCGTGAAAGCATGCCGGAGCTGGTGCAGAACATCATGCTGGCGGCGCCGACCACCCACTTCGTCAGCCTGGCCCAGGCGATCCTCTATCGGGGTGCGGACCTGTCCATCGTCTGGCCGCAACTGCTCGCCATCGTCGGCATCGGCGCGGCGTTCTTCTTCGGCGCCTTGTGGCGCTTCCGCCGGACCATCGGGCAGATGGCCTAG
- a CDS encoding sensor domain-containing diguanylate cyclase gives MHRLQSSFATYLGLGGLLCVLLLASAWLGEELASNERQRVQERLTYQGRSLAHQLEANLHEQVQGLDLLAQLWTHHGRMPRPEWELDARFYVRSFPGYQSIQWADPDLRIRWLEPLQGNEAALNFHLTEQHPNYATAMAARDSGTARLSDSVELLQGGRGFVLYTPVYVRDSGNQLRFDGFMQGVFRVGPLMDNLLKQADNHLFSVRLLEHGRPLYVRDQPDSDADQPLRVPLRLLDNRSFELELRPTATLVQSLSTPLPMVVFSGGVAISLLLVAALFLARENARRATALSASNQLLNQEAQQRQSVEANLRDSRERLQLALDLTDSSRDALFIFDLQQRELLHMNRATYHSLGYSAEDFRHLLRDDPERLIPGFHAWIQLVQQAHRLNLSMIFQREMQRRDGSLQPAEINTQLIHQGDRDYLIAVARDNSERLLLEAQLHKLSQQDGLTGLFNRRYFDRQLQSEWRRLRRADAPLAVLMLDVDHFKRFNDCLGHLAGDDALRRLASCLQECLQREGDVACRYGGEEFVIILTDTGLEGASHVAARIHQRVAEMGIAHPGGELGRLTVSIGLAIATPGQDTEPDQLIAQADQALYAAKHKGRNQTCVWPADMAERSFS, from the coding sequence ATGCACCGCCTCCAGTCCTCATTCGCTACCTACCTCGGGCTTGGCGGTCTGCTGTGCGTGCTCCTGCTCGCCAGCGCCTGGCTCGGCGAGGAGCTGGCCAGCAACGAACGGCAGCGCGTACAGGAGCGCCTGACCTACCAGGGCCGCAGCCTGGCGCACCAGCTGGAAGCCAATCTGCACGAACAGGTCCAGGGGCTGGATCTGCTCGCCCAGTTGTGGACCCACCACGGCCGCATGCCCCGTCCCGAGTGGGAACTGGACGCGCGCTTCTACGTGCGCAGCTTCCCCGGCTACCAGTCGATCCAGTGGGCCGATCCCGATCTGCGCATCCGCTGGCTGGAGCCGCTGCAGGGCAACGAGGCGGCGCTGAACTTCCACCTCACCGAGCAGCACCCCAACTACGCCACCGCCATGGCCGCTCGCGACAGCGGCACGGCACGCCTGAGCGACAGCGTGGAACTGCTGCAGGGCGGGCGCGGTTTCGTGCTCTACACCCCGGTCTACGTGCGCGACAGCGGCAACCAGCTGCGCTTCGACGGCTTCATGCAGGGGGTCTTCCGCGTCGGCCCGCTGATGGACAACCTGCTCAAACAGGCCGACAACCACCTGTTCAGCGTGCGCCTGCTGGAGCACGGGCGGCCGCTCTATGTGCGCGACCAGCCCGACAGCGACGCCGACCAGCCGCTGCGCGTGCCGCTGCGCCTTCTCGACAACCGCAGCTTCGAGCTGGAGCTGCGCCCCACTGCGACGCTGGTGCAATCGCTGTCCACGCCCCTGCCGATGGTGGTGTTCAGCGGCGGCGTCGCGATCAGCCTGCTGCTGGTGGCGGCGCTGTTCCTCGCCCGCGAGAATGCGCGCCGCGCCACGGCGCTGAGCGCCAGCAACCAGCTGCTCAACCAGGAAGCGCAGCAGCGGCAGTCCGTCGAGGCAAACCTGCGCGACAGCCGCGAGCGCCTGCAACTGGCGCTGGACCTCACGGACTCCAGCCGCGACGCGCTGTTCATCTTCGACCTGCAGCAGCGCGAGCTGCTGCACATGAACCGCGCCACGTACCACAGCCTGGGCTACAGCGCCGAGGACTTCCGCCACCTGCTGCGCGATGATCCGGAGCGGCTGATTCCCGGCTTCCACGCCTGGATCCAGCTGGTGCAGCAGGCGCACCGGCTGAACCTGTCGATGATCTTCCAGCGCGAGATGCAGCGCCGCGACGGCAGCCTGCAACCGGCGGAGATCAACACCCAGCTGATCCACCAGGGCGACCGCGACTACCTGATCGCCGTCGCCCGCGACAACAGCGAACGCCTGCTGCTGGAGGCGCAGCTGCACAAGCTGTCGCAGCAGGATGGCCTGACCGGGCTGTTCAACCGCCGCTACTTCGACCGCCAGCTGCAGAGCGAATGGCGCCGCCTGCGCCGGGCCGACGCACCGCTGGCGGTGCTGATGCTCGATGTCGACCACTTCAAGCGCTTCAACGACTGCCTCGGCCACCTGGCCGGCGACGACGCGCTGCGCCGCCTCGCCAGCTGCCTGCAGGAGTGCCTGCAGCGCGAGGGCGACGTGGCGTGTCGTTATGGCGGGGAGGAATTCGTCATCATCCTCACCGACACCGGCCTGGAGGGCGCCAGCCACGTGGCCGCGCGTATCCACCAGCGGGTGGCGGAGATGGGCATCGCGCATCCGGGCGGCGAACTGGGCCGGCTGACGGTGAGCATCGGCCTGGCCATCGCCACGCCGGGGCAGGACACCGAGCCGGACCAGTTGATCGCCCAGGCCGACCAGGCGCTGTACGCGGCCAAGCACAAGGGACGCAACCAGACCTGCGTGTGGCCGGCGGACATGGCCGAGCGCTCGTTTTCCTGA
- a CDS encoding EVE domain-containing protein: MARAYWLMKSEPDELSIHDLQRLKTARWDGVRNYQARNFLRSMQPGDLFFFYHSSCPEPGIAGIAQIEGEPYADPTALDPASHYHDPKARDDKNPWTARDVSFVEAFRSVLPLGTLKAQAGLEEMPLVQKGSRLSVMPVTAEQWAIVVSLAHK; encoded by the coding sequence ATGGCACGCGCTTACTGGCTGATGAAATCTGAGCCCGATGAACTCTCGATCCACGACCTGCAGCGCCTGAAGACCGCGCGCTGGGACGGCGTGCGCAATTACCAGGCGCGCAACTTCCTGCGCAGCATGCAGCCGGGCGACCTGTTCTTCTTCTATCACTCCAGCTGTCCGGAGCCGGGTATCGCCGGGATTGCGCAGATCGAGGGCGAGCCTTATGCCGACCCGACCGCGCTGGACCCTGCAAGCCACTACCACGACCCCAAGGCCCGTGACGACAAGAATCCCTGGACGGCCCGCGACGTGAGCTTCGTCGAGGCCTTCCGTTCGGTGCTGCCCCTGGGCACATTGAAAGCCCAGGCAGGGCTGGAAGAAATGCCGCTTGTGCAGAAGGGCAGCCGCCTGTCGGTGATGCCGGTGACCGCCGAACAGTGGGCGATCGTCGTCAGCCTGGCGCACAAGTAG
- a CDS encoding 5-formyltetrahydrofolate cyclo-ligase: MIHSDGLSRPALRRQLRQARRALTPLQQRLAAQALYRQLAQHPLFRRARHIALYLPADGEIDPRPLMKAAQKRGKATYLPVLSDWPRTHMTFQQVGIGERWVRNRFNIAEPLADRRRQRPAWALDLLLLPLVGFDAQGGRLGMGKGFYDRTLAYLGMRKNWQKPTLLGLAHECQKVDRLELASWDVPLMGIVTDGGWYGRLATESRSLR, encoded by the coding sequence ATGATCCACTCAGACGGTCTCTCCCGCCCTGCCCTGCGCCGCCAGCTGCGCCAGGCCAGACGCGCGCTCACTCCCCTGCAGCAACGCCTCGCCGCCCAGGCCCTGTATCGCCAGCTCGCGCAGCATCCGCTGTTCCGCCGGGCCAGGCACATCGCTTTGTACCTGCCGGCCGACGGCGAAATCGACCCGCGCCCATTGATGAAGGCTGCGCAGAAACGCGGCAAGGCGACCTACCTGCCGGTGCTCTCGGACTGGCCGCGCACGCACATGACCTTCCAGCAGGTGGGCATCGGTGAGCGCTGGGTGCGTAACCGTTTCAACATCGCCGAACCCTTGGCCGACCGACGGCGCCAGCGCCCGGCCTGGGCGCTGGACCTGCTGTTGCTGCCGCTGGTGGGCTTCGATGCGCAAGGCGGCCGCCTGGGCATGGGCAAGGGCTTCTATGATCGGACCCTGGCCTACCTGGGCATGCGCAAAAATTGGCAGAAACCGACGCTCCTGGGCCTGGCGCATGAATGCCAGAAGGTCGATAGGCTGGAGCTGGCGAGCTGGGATGTGCCGCTGATGGGCATCGTGACGGACGGCGGCTGGTATGGCCGTCTGGCAACGGAATCGCGTTCCTTGCGATAA
- a CDS encoding cell division protein ZapA — MSQSNTLNVQILDKEYCIACPPDERVNLESAARYLDSKMREIRSSGKVIGADRVAVMAALNITHDLLHKQERVEHDSSSTRERVRELLERVDRALTTDTLTTDKGQGEV; from the coding sequence ATGAGCCAGTCGAATACCCTGAACGTCCAAATCCTCGACAAGGAGTACTGCATCGCATGCCCCCCGGACGAGCGCGTCAACCTGGAAAGCGCCGCGCGCTACCTGGACAGCAAGATGCGCGAGATCCGATCCAGCGGCAAAGTGATCGGTGCCGACCGCGTAGCGGTGATGGCCGCGCTGAACATCACCCACGACCTGCTGCACAAGCAGGAGCGCGTGGAGCATGACAGCAGTTCCACCCGCGAGCGCGTGCGTGAACTGCTCGAGCGAGTGGATCGCGCACTGACAACCGATACCCTTACCACCGATAAGGGCCAGGGTGAAGTCTGA
- a CDS encoding TIGR02449 family protein: MEDADLHALIAKFDLLLQRLEQLKAENRLLRANEKSWREERAHLIEKNDLARQKVEAMILRLKALEQDS; this comes from the coding sequence ATGGAAGACGCCGACCTGCACGCGCTGATCGCCAAGTTCGACCTGCTGCTCCAACGCCTGGAACAGCTCAAGGCCGAAAACCGGCTGCTGCGGGCGAACGAGAAAAGCTGGCGGGAAGAACGCGCCCATCTGATCGAGAAGAACGATTTGGCTCGGCAGAAGGTCGAAGCGATGATTTTGCGTCTTAAAGCCCTGGAGCAGGACTCATGA
- a CDS encoding UPF0149 family protein yields MSTSSSAYTAFATLLAEAALPISPAELHGHLLGRVCAGAGFDQDEWLQAAAELLGGEPGERLGAALGGLLGMVQQDFSQGEMAVVLMLPNDDAPLAERAVALGQWCQGFLAGFGLALRSPSLSDEADEVLQDIAAIAQVGGQLEESEDGEADYMEVQEYLRVAPLLLFSEFGKVPAPAEKPSLH; encoded by the coding sequence ATGTCCACTTCCAGCTCCGCCTACACCGCCTTCGCCACCCTGCTCGCCGAGGCCGCCCTGCCGATTTCCCCCGCCGAACTGCACGGCCACCTGCTCGGCCGCGTCTGCGCCGGGGCCGGCTTCGACCAGGACGAGTGGTTGCAGGCCGCTGCCGAGCTGCTCGGCGGCGAGCCGGGCGAGCGCCTGGGCGCGGCCCTGGGCGGCCTGCTGGGCATGGTCCAGCAGGACTTCAGCCAGGGCGAGATGGCCGTGGTGCTGATGCTGCCCAACGACGACGCGCCGCTGGCCGAGCGTGCCGTGGCCCTGGGCCAGTGGTGCCAGGGCTTCCTCGCCGGCTTCGGCCTGGCGCTGCGTTCCCCCAGCCTGTCGGACGAAGCCGACGAAGTGCTGCAGGACATCGCCGCCATCGCCCAGGTCGGCGGGCAGCTGGAAGAATCCGAAGACGGCGAGGCCGACTACATGGAAGTGCAGGAATACCTGCGCGTCGCCCCGCTGCTGCTGTTCTCCGAATTCGGCAAGGTGCCGGCACCGGCCGAGAAACCCTCCCTGCATTGA
- the pepP gene encoding Xaa-Pro aminopeptidase: MIRIAKSEYARRRKALMAQMEPNSIAILPAAPMYIRNRDVEHVYRQDSDFQYLTGFPEPEAVMALIPGREHGEYVLFCRERDPERELWDGLRAGQDGAISTFGADDAFPIGDIDDILPGLIEGRDRVYYALGANQEFDRRLMDWINVIRSKARQGAQPPNEFVALDHLLHDQRLYKSAGEVKVMRYAAEVSAGAHIRAMQACRPGLYEYHLEAELEYAFRQGGAKMPAYGSIVATGRNACILHYRENDAQIKDGDLILIDAGCEIDCYASDITRTFPASGTFSPEQKAIYQLVLDANMAAFDYIAPGRHWNEAHEATVRVITAGLVELGLLKGEVDELIEREAYKAFYMHRAGHWLGMDVHDVGEYRVGGEWRVLEPGMAMTVEPGIYIAPDNTDVPKKWRGIGVRIEDDVVVTKTGCEVLTNGVPKTVAEIEALMAQARAQAA, encoded by the coding sequence ATGATCCGTATCGCCAAGTCGGAATACGCCCGTCGTCGCAAGGCGCTGATGGCGCAGATGGAACCCAACAGCATCGCCATTCTCCCGGCGGCGCCGATGTACATCCGCAACCGCGACGTCGAGCACGTCTACCGCCAGGACAGCGACTTCCAGTACCTCACCGGCTTCCCCGAGCCGGAAGCGGTGATGGCGCTGATCCCCGGCCGCGAGCACGGCGAGTACGTGCTGTTCTGCCGCGAGCGCGATCCGGAACGTGAACTCTGGGACGGCCTGCGCGCCGGCCAGGACGGCGCGATCAGCACCTTCGGCGCCGACGATGCCTTCCCCATCGGCGATATCGACGACATCCTCCCCGGCCTGATCGAGGGCCGCGACCGCGTGTACTACGCGCTGGGCGCCAACCAGGAATTCGACCGCCGGCTGATGGACTGGATCAACGTGATCCGCTCCAAGGCGCGCCAGGGTGCGCAGCCGCCGAACGAGTTCGTCGCCCTCGACCACCTGCTGCACGACCAGCGCCTGTACAAGAGCGCCGGCGAGGTGAAGGTGATGCGCTACGCCGCGGAAGTCTCCGCGGGCGCCCACATCCGCGCCATGCAGGCCTGCCGCCCGGGGCTCTACGAGTACCACCTGGAAGCCGAGCTGGAATACGCCTTCCGCCAGGGTGGCGCGAAGATGCCGGCCTACGGCTCCATCGTCGCCACCGGCCGCAACGCCTGCATCCTGCACTACCGGGAGAATGACGCGCAGATCAAGGACGGCGACCTGATCCTGATCGACGCCGGCTGCGAGATCGATTGCTACGCCAGCGACATCACCCGCACCTTCCCCGCCAGCGGCACCTTCAGCCCCGAGCAGAAAGCCATCTACCAGCTGGTGCTGGACGCCAACATGGCGGCCTTCGACTACATCGCCCCGGGCCGCCACTGGAACGAAGCCCACGAGGCCACCGTGCGGGTCATCACCGCCGGCCTGGTGGAGCTGGGCCTGCTCAAGGGCGAGGTCGACGAGCTGATCGAGCGCGAAGCCTACAAGGCCTTCTACATGCACCGTGCCGGCCACTGGCTGGGCATGGACGTGCACGACGTCGGCGAGTACCGCGTCGGCGGCGAATGGCGTGTGCTCGAACCGGGCATGGCGATGACCGTCGAGCCGGGCATCTACATCGCCCCGGACAACACCGACGTGCCCAAGAAGTGGCGCGGCATCGGCGTGCGCATCGAGGACGACGTGGTGGTGACGAAAACCGGCTGCGAAGTGCTGACCAACGGCGTGCCTAAGACCGTCGCCGAGATCGAAGCGCTGATGGCGCAGGCCCGCGCCCAGGCCGCCTGA
- the ubiH gene encoding 2-octaprenyl-6-methoxyphenyl hydroxylase, with protein sequence MQRTQLAIIGGGLVGASLALILQAGARARGWQIVLVEPFAPGDAYQPSYDARSSALSFGSRQIYERLGLWQQIAQRAEPITQIHVSDRGRFGAARLTAVEEGVPALGYVVENAWLGQCLWHALDPTVVSWRCPAEVRRMDALGDGYRLTLDDDSQLDCDLAVLADGGRSGLREQLGINVRSSSYGQTALIANISPSEAHRGQAFERFTENGPLALLPLPENRCALVWTRNGSDAERLRELPDAAFLAELQEAFGYRLGTLRQVGVRYGYPLSLTEADEQIRPHLVVLGNAAHSLHPIAGQGFNLSLRDAKALGDRLLLEDAAPGDFAVLQRYLDGQRLDQQMTVGFSDRVTRLFSNAQPLLATGRNLGLLGLDLLPPAKRWFARQAMGLGARPV encoded by the coding sequence ATGCAACGTACGCAACTGGCCATCATCGGTGGCGGGCTCGTTGGCGCAAGCCTTGCGCTGATCCTCCAGGCCGGCGCCCGCGCGCGCGGCTGGCAGATCGTGCTGGTCGAGCCGTTCGCCCCCGGCGATGCCTACCAGCCCAGCTACGACGCGCGCTCCTCGGCGCTGTCCTTCGGCAGCCGGCAGATCTACGAACGCCTGGGGCTGTGGCAGCAGATCGCCCAGCGTGCCGAGCCGATCACCCAGATCCACGTCTCCGACCGCGGCCGCTTCGGCGCCGCGCGCCTGACGGCAGTGGAGGAGGGCGTTCCCGCGCTGGGCTACGTGGTGGAAAACGCCTGGCTCGGCCAGTGCCTCTGGCATGCGCTCGACCCGACCGTGGTCAGCTGGCGCTGCCCGGCCGAAGTGCGCCGGATGGACGCCCTGGGCGACGGCTACCGCCTGACCCTGGACGACGATTCGCAGCTGGACTGCGACCTCGCCGTGCTCGCCGATGGCGGCCGCTCCGGCCTGCGCGAGCAGCTGGGCATCAACGTGCGTTCCTCGTCCTACGGGCAAACCGCGCTGATCGCCAACATCAGCCCGTCCGAGGCTCACCGCGGGCAAGCCTTCGAACGCTTCACCGAGAACGGACCGCTGGCCCTGCTGCCGCTGCCGGAAAACCGCTGCGCGCTGGTCTGGACCCGCAATGGCAGCGACGCCGAGCGCCTGCGCGAGCTGCCCGACGCGGCGTTCCTCGCCGAGTTGCAGGAGGCCTTCGGCTACCGCCTCGGCACCCTGCGCCAGGTCGGTGTGCGCTACGGCTACCCGCTGAGCCTGACCGAGGCCGACGAGCAGATTCGCCCGCACCTGGTGGTGCTGGGCAACGCCGCCCACAGCCTGCATCCGATTGCCGGGCAGGGCTTCAACCTGTCGCTGCGCGATGCCAAGGCACTGGGTGACCGCCTGTTGCTGGAAGACGCCGCGCCGGGCGATTTCGCCGTGCTGCAGCGCTACCTGGACGGCCAGCGGCTGGACCAGCAGATGACCGTCGGCTTCTCCGACCGCGTCACCCGGCTGTTCTCCAATGCCCAGCCGCTGCTGGCCACCGGTCGCAACCTCGGCCTGCTGGGGCTCGACCTGTTGCCGCCGGCCAAGCGCTGGTTCGCCCGCCAGGCCATGGGCCTGGGCGCCCGCCCGGTTTAA